One Panicum virgatum strain AP13 chromosome 9K, P.virgatum_v5, whole genome shotgun sequence genomic region harbors:
- the LOC120650891 gene encoding putative glycine-rich cell wall structural protein 1, which yields MATSTKLVALGFAVLLSIGFSDAARVVKFGSYASAGGGGGGGGGGVGSGSGGWGGGSGGGGGGGASQSSGTWWDRFTSSVAGGGGGGQGGGGGTNGGAGSGGGSGYGSGSSSTAAAGPSSGNYASANGNGGGGGMGGGADGAYGSGAGGGAGKGQGESGVALGPSAVYNGGAADAIGGGSGQGGGNGGGAAGAPSYGTGGGIGGGRGEAGSDGSWGSGFAQGMGAGTGGGGGGGSPGGSGGGGGVGSGSGSAGIH from the coding sequence ATGGCGACCAGCACCAAGCTCGTGGCTCTTGGCTTCGCCGTCCTCCTGAGCATCGGCTTCTCCGATGCCGCGAGGGTGGTTAAGTTCGGCAGCTACGCCTCtgccggcggaggcggtggcggtggcggaggcggtgtCGGGTCGGGCAGCGGTGGATGGGGCGGTGGctctggcggtggcggcggtggcggtgcatcTCAGAGTAGCGGCACCTGGTGGGATCGTTTCACCTCCAGCGTagctggcggtggtggtggaggacagggcggcggcggcggcaccaacgGTGgagccggctccggcggcggttcCGGCTATGGTTCCGGCAGCAGTTCGACTGCAGCGGCAGGCCCTAGCAGCGGTAACTACGCCAGCGCTAATGGcaacggaggcggcggcggcatgggcggTGGTGCCGACGGCGCCTACGGTTCTGGTGCCGGCGGTGGTGCTGGCAAGGGCCAGGGCGAGAGCGGCGTTGCGTTGGGACCATCTGCTGTCTACAACGGTGGCGCTGCCGATGCTATCGGCGGCGGTTCCGGCCAAGGTGGTGGcaacggcggtggcgcggccggaGCTCCAAGCTACGGAACCGGAGGTGGTATTGGTGGAGGCAGGGGAGAGGCCGGCAGTGACGGCTCCTGGGGCTCAGGTTTCGCTCAGGGCATGGgtgccggcaccggcggcggtggcggcggcggttcccCGGGAGGatctggcggtggcggtggcgtcgGTTCCGGATCCGGCAGCGCAGGAATCCACTAG
- the LOC120648605 gene encoding putative glycine-rich cell wall structural protein 1 — translation MARTKFVALGFIVLLGIGLSNAARVSRYVSAGGGGGGGGGGGGSGNGSGSGYGSGSGYGQASGSSGGAYASGGGGGGGGGGGQNGGSGYGSGSGSGYSQAGGYGSNGGAYAQGGGQGGGGGGGQNGGSGYGSGSGSGYGQAGGYGPYGGGYAQGGGQGGGGGGGQNGGSGSGSGSGSGYGQANGYGPYGGGYAQAGGQGGGSGGGGGGHYGGSGQGSGSGSGYGQAGGYGPYGGGYAQAGGQGGGGGGGQSGPGGSGYGNGSGSGSGSAGSGTGYP, via the coding sequence ATGGCTAGAACCAAGTTCGTGGCACTTGGCTTCATTGTCCTCCTCGGCATTGGACTATCCAATGCTGCAAGGGTTTCTCGATATGTGAGTGCtgggggtggaggtggtggtggaggaggaggtggtgggtcTGGGAATGGTTCGGGATCGGGATATGGCTCAGGCTCTGGGTATGGCCAGGCAAGTGGCTCTTCCGGTGGAGCATATGCTAGTGGAGGCGGtgggggtggaggtggtggagggggGCAAAACGGAGGATCTGGCTACGGTTCAGGCTCTGGCTCTGGGTATAGTCAGGCTGGTGGGTATGGGTCTAATGGTGGAGCCTATGCTCAGGGAGGTGGtcaaggtggtggaggagggggtggACAAAATGGTGGGTCTGGTTATGGTTCTGGTTCTGGCTCAGGGTATGGTCAAGCAGGTGGGTATGGGCCTTATGGCGGAGGGTACGCCCAGGGTGGTGGtcaaggtggaggtggtggcggtggacAAAATGGCGGGTCTGGAAGTGGATCCGGTTCTGGTTCTGGATATGGTCAAGCCAACGGATATGGCCCGTATGGTGGTGGGTATGCTCAAGCAGGTGGTCaaggtggtggtagtggtggtggaggcggtggACATTACGGTGGTTCAGGACAAGGTTCCGGTTCAGGTTCAGGTTATGGCCAAGCTGGTGGATATGGACCTTATGGTGGTGGATATGCTCAGGCTGGTGGtcaaggaggtggcggtggtggtgggcaaAGTGGTCCAGGTGGCAGTGGATATGGGAATGGCTCTGGAAGTGGTTCTGGATCGGCTGGCAGTGGCACTGGATACCCATAA
- the LOC120648606 gene encoding glycine-rich cell wall structural protein 2-like — translation MATSKLLAIGLIVLLGIGLTNAIRVVNHATADGQAGGGGGASGSGTSYGTGSGYGFGDAEAYDGSAQSPTSNHAYGSGSGEGGGLWQGQDQYASGYGAGGASGVGHSDSGSRNTGGDANANGAGGGGGSGGSYGNGSGSGGGNGIGQGEGHNSGPYGSSYANGGGSGNGSGGGHDGGFGSGSGGGSGNSGGSTTGYNDGSSNGSTP, via the coding sequence ATGGCAACCAGTAAGCTCTTGGCAATCGGCCTCATTGTCCTACTAGGCATTGGGTTAACAAATGCTATTAGGGTTGTAAACCACGCCACTGCTGATGGCCAAGCcggtggaggtggtggagctAGCGGGTCCGGAACCAGCTACGGCACTGGCTCCGGCTACGGCTTCGGCGATGCCGAGGCCTACGACGGCAGCGCCCAATCTCCGACCAGCAACCACGCGTATGGCAGTGGATCTGGTGAAGGCGGCGGCCTTTGGCAAGGCCAGGACCAGTACGCGTCTGGCTATGGAGCTGGGGGTGCATCTGGTGTAGGCCACAGTGACTCGGGCAGCCGGAACACCGGTGGGGATGCAAATGCGAACggagctggtggcggcggcggctctggtggAAGCTACGGCAATGGTAGCGGATCTGGTGGTGGCAATGGAATCGGCCAAGGTGAAGGTCATAACTCTGGGCCCTATGGCTCGAGCTATGCTAATGGCGGTGGATCCGGAAATGGAAGCGGAGGTGGTCATGATGGTGGGTTCGGCAGCGGTTCTGGTGGCGGATCGGGGAACAGCGGCGGTTCTACAACAGGTTACAACGATGGTAGCAGCAATGGGTCAACGCCTTAA